Part of the Methylovirgula sp. 4M-Z18 genome is shown below.
TAACGGTCTGCAGCCAACGCAACAATGGCGGCAGGCAGTTCGCGCATATGAGCAATGGTCTTCTGTGCGCCGGCTTCCGTGAGTCGGCTTGCGTGCGCGGGGTATGTGTGACCGCCGCCTGTAAAACCGATCACCCGCATGCCGGCGGCCCTGGCGCCCTCGACGCCAGCAGTTGAATCCTCGATGACAACCGTCTGTGCCGGCGCAACTCCCATTTGCCTGGCACCGTGCAGGAAAATGTCCGGCTTCGGCTTTGAACGGTCGTCGCCAAGTTCCTTCGCCGAAAATATGTGTGGCGCGAAGTAGGATTTCAGTCTGGTTTTCGTCAGCATCACGTCAAGCCGCGAAAGCCTCGTGTTGGAGCAAACGCAGCGCTTGTAAGGAAGCTGCGA
Proteins encoded:
- a CDS encoding HAD family hydrolase, producing the protein MANLDLTIFDCDGVLIDSEMIGVQVEAALLSEAGYSISAVELSERFSGMTWRNILCAVEKETGLSLVDALLDKTETILDTRLAREVEAIDGVASVLSQLPYKRCVCSNTRLSRLDVMLTKTRLKSYFAPHIFSAKELGDDRSKPKPDIFLHGARQMGVAPAQTVVIEDSTAGVEGARAAGMRVIGFTGGGHTYPAHASRLTEAGAQKTIAHMRELPAAIVALAADR